Proteins from one Aureimonas sp. SA4125 genomic window:
- a CDS encoding multidrug efflux RND transporter permease subunit, with amino-acid sequence MNSRFFVDHPVFASVISIVIVLAGVMALRSLPIEQYPQLVPPEVVVTASYPGASAETLAQTVAAPLEQQINGVEGMIYMKSTNSSSGSSSVTVTFASGTDPDQATINVNNRVQQAVSSLPTEVQRLGVTVVKRSSSILAVLTMTSQDPRYDATYVSNYALLYILDELKRLPGIGEAQLFGQRNYSMRIWLRPDQLAQYDLTPTNVADAIREQNAQFAAGQFGAEPNAGPLAFTYSVTTAGRLPDVQAFENIILKSNANASSLLLKDVARVELGAQDYGFNATYNGDSTVPIGIYLQPGANALDTLAGVRTRMDELSQSFPDGVQYAIPYDTTKFISASIEEVIITFIEAMVLVFIVVFVFLQSFRATLIPMIAVPVSIIGTFGMLLVLGFSINLLTLFALVLAIGIVVDDAIVVLENVERIMTSEGLPPKEATAKAMSEVTSPVIAIVLVLCAVFIPVAFLGGLAGTMYRQFAVTIAVSVTISGIVALTLTPALCGLILKQTHGKPWAPFRWFNTGFGKLTDGYGAVVGFLMRHAILALVLVAAMSGGTYYLFTTLPGSLVPDEDQGSNFVVGILPPAASLARTTAAMADVSRNIRANPAVADVVAFAGFDLLAGSQKTSAGVAFVTLKDWSERTDPSEDGRNLPGAFMGANAGIKDAMVLAFNPPPIQGLSTTGGFDLYVQDRGGAGANALIQATDAMVAAAAKRPELAGVRSSFSASVPQYRIDVDREKAKALDVPIAQIFTTMQATFGSLYVNDFTLLGRNYQVSLQSEAKFRERPEDLKYVFVQANSGAMIPLDTLLKVERVVGPDLIERYNAFTSAKVSGGPAPGFSSGQALEAMQQLAADLPDGFDIAWTGSAYQEISTSGTGGIAIGFGILMVFLILAAQYEKWSLPIAVILAVPFAMFGALLAIYLRGLENDVYFQIGLVTLVGLAAKNAILIVEFAVLKRDEGLSAYDAALQGAKLRFRPIIMTSLAFILGVVPLAISTGAGSASRHSIGTGVIGGMLFATFVAIFFIPLFYKLLAGKQPAPKAASGEGPKQEHAPAAV; translated from the coding sequence GTGAATTCCCGCTTCTTCGTCGACCATCCGGTCTTTGCCTCCGTCATCTCCATCGTCATCGTGCTCGCCGGCGTCATGGCCCTGCGATCCCTTCCGATCGAGCAGTACCCGCAGCTCGTGCCGCCCGAAGTGGTGGTGACGGCAAGCTATCCCGGCGCCAGCGCCGAGACTCTCGCCCAGACCGTCGCCGCTCCGCTCGAGCAGCAGATCAACGGCGTCGAGGGCATGATCTACATGAAGTCGACGAATTCCTCGTCGGGCTCGTCCTCGGTCACCGTCACCTTCGCCAGCGGCACCGATCCCGACCAGGCGACGATCAACGTCAACAACCGCGTGCAGCAGGCGGTTTCGTCGCTGCCGACGGAGGTGCAGCGTCTCGGCGTGACGGTCGTCAAACGGTCCTCGTCGATCCTCGCCGTCCTCACCATGACCTCGCAGGATCCGCGCTACGACGCGACCTACGTCTCCAACTATGCCCTTCTCTACATCCTCGACGAGCTGAAGCGGTTGCCGGGCATCGGCGAGGCGCAGCTTTTCGGCCAGCGCAACTATTCCATGCGCATCTGGCTGCGGCCGGACCAGCTTGCCCAGTACGACCTGACGCCGACGAATGTCGCCGACGCGATCCGCGAGCAGAACGCGCAGTTCGCTGCAGGCCAGTTCGGCGCCGAGCCGAATGCCGGCCCGCTGGCCTTCACCTATTCGGTCACCACGGCCGGACGACTGCCCGATGTGCAGGCGTTCGAGAACATCATCCTGAAGTCCAACGCGAACGCCTCCTCGCTTCTCCTGAAGGATGTGGCGCGGGTCGAACTCGGCGCCCAGGACTACGGCTTCAACGCCACCTACAACGGCGATTCCACCGTGCCGATCGGCATCTATCTCCAGCCCGGCGCCAATGCCCTGGACACGCTGGCCGGCGTGCGCACCCGCATGGACGAGCTCAGTCAGTCGTTCCCGGACGGCGTCCAGTACGCGATCCCCTACGACACGACGAAATTCATCTCCGCATCGATCGAGGAGGTGATCATCACCTTCATCGAGGCGATGGTCCTGGTCTTCATCGTGGTCTTCGTCTTTCTGCAGAGCTTCCGCGCGACGCTGATCCCGATGATCGCGGTGCCGGTGTCGATCATCGGCACTTTCGGCATGCTCCTGGTGCTCGGCTTCTCTATCAACCTGCTGACGCTGTTTGCGCTGGTGCTGGCCATCGGCATCGTCGTCGACGACGCCATCGTCGTTCTCGAGAACGTCGAGCGCATCATGACCAGCGAGGGCCTGCCGCCGAAGGAGGCGACGGCCAAGGCGATGAGCGAGGTGACGAGCCCGGTCATCGCGATCGTTCTGGTGCTTTGCGCGGTGTTCATCCCGGTCGCGTTCCTGGGCGGGCTCGCCGGCACGATGTACCGCCAGTTCGCGGTGACCATCGCCGTCTCGGTGACGATCTCCGGCATCGTGGCGCTGACGCTGACGCCCGCCCTTTGCGGCCTGATCTTGAAGCAGACGCACGGCAAGCCCTGGGCGCCGTTCCGCTGGTTCAACACCGGCTTCGGCAAGCTCACCGACGGCTACGGCGCCGTCGTCGGCTTCCTGATGCGCCACGCGATCCTCGCTTTGGTGCTCGTCGCCGCCATGTCCGGCGGCACCTATTACCTGTTCACGACCCTCCCCGGCTCGCTCGTCCCCGACGAGGACCAGGGATCGAACTTCGTCGTCGGCATCCTGCCGCCGGCGGCCTCGCTGGCCAGAACCACCGCCGCCATGGCCGATGTCAGCCGGAACATCCGCGCCAACCCCGCGGTCGCCGACGTCGTCGCCTTTGCCGGCTTCGATCTTCTCGCCGGATCGCAGAAGACCAGCGCCGGCGTCGCCTTCGTCACCTTGAAGGACTGGTCCGAGCGCACCGACCCGTCCGAGGATGGGCGCAACCTGCCGGGCGCCTTCATGGGCGCCAATGCCGGCATCAAGGACGCGATGGTGCTCGCCTTCAACCCGCCGCCGATCCAGGGGCTGTCGACCACCGGCGGCTTCGATCTCTATGTCCAGGATCGCGGCGGCGCCGGCGCCAACGCGCTGATCCAGGCGACCGACGCCATGGTCGCCGCCGCCGCCAAGCGGCCGGAACTTGCCGGCGTTCGCTCCAGCTTCAGCGCCAGCGTTCCGCAGTACAGGATCGATGTCGACCGCGAGAAGGCCAAGGCCCTCGACGTGCCGATCGCTCAGATCTTCACCACCATGCAGGCGACCTTCGGCAGTCTCTATGTCAACGACTTCACGCTTCTGGGCCGCAACTACCAGGTCTCGCTGCAGTCGGAAGCGAAGTTTCGCGAGCGCCCGGAGGATCTGAAATACGTTTTCGTGCAGGCCAATTCCGGTGCGATGATCCCCCTCGACACGCTGCTGAAGGTCGAGCGCGTCGTCGGCCCGGACCTCATCGAGCGCTACAACGCCTTCACGTCGGCCAAGGTCAGCGGCGGACCCGCCCCCGGCTTTTCCTCGGGACAGGCCCTCGAGGCGATGCAGCAGCTGGCGGCGGACCTGCCGGACGGCTTCGACATCGCCTGGACGGGATCGGCCTACCAGGAGATCTCGACGAGCGGGACCGGCGGCATCGCGATCGGCTTCGGCATCCTGATGGTTTTCCTGATCCTGGCGGCGCAGTACGAGAAATGGTCGCTGCCGATCGCCGTGATCCTCGCCGTTCCCTTCGCCATGTTCGGCGCCTTGCTGGCGATCTACCTTCGCGGCCTCGAGAACGACGTCTATTTCCAGATCGGCCTGGTGACGCTGGTCGGCCTCGCGGCGAAGAACGCGATCCTGATCGTCGAATTCGCGGTCCTGAAGCGGGACGAAGGCCTCAGCGCCTACGACGCCGCGCTGCAGGGCGCCAAGCTGCGCTTCCGCCCGATCATCATGACCTCGCTCGCCTTCATCCTCGGCGTCGTGCCGCTGGCGATCTCGACCGGGGCAGGCTCCGCCAGCCGGCATTCGATCGGCACCGGCGTCATCGGGGGCATGCTGTTTGCGACCTTCGTCGCGATCTTCTTCATCCCGCTGTTCTACAAGCTGCTGGCGGGCAAGCAGCCGGCACCCAAGGCAGCATCGGGCGAGGGACCGAAACAGGAGCATGCGCCGGCGGCCGTCTGA
- a CDS encoding potassium transporter Kup, whose translation MATDTEMGHAAREPAHPREFRTLLLGCIGVVYGDIGTSPLYALREALVHASGDGLVDQEVIGVVSMLIWSLTLIVTIKYVLLILNADNNGEGGILSLIALAMKAMGRRTFLIVIGIIGASLFYGDAVITPAISVMSAIEGLKLITPRFDGWVLPITTVILCLLFFVQSRGTGKIATYFGPITLVWFVVMGILGLIHIGDQPDILAALNPMRAVTMIIDHGWLSLIILGSVFLAITGAEALYTDMGHFGRKPIRFAWFGLVFPALLLNYLGQGALIMSKPQSLENPFFLLAPDWALLPLVILATVATVIASQAVITGAFSLTQQAIQLGFLPRLEIRHTSEEQFGQIYIPKVNAFLFIGVMILVWTFQSSGALANAYGIAVTGDMVVTSILGFLVFWKCWKWSPWLAAAVMVPLLSLELIFLSSNMLKILDGGYAPLGLAVILSLIMWTWIRGTRIAYGKAHRESIALSDLTRMLEKSKPMRARGTAVFLTSDTELAPSALMHNLKHNGVIHERNIIMTIKVENVPRIRLEDRVQIEEVSELFTRVFLTYGYMEEPNVPKALSLAKKKGLKFEIMSTSFFLSRRAFRATSQDGMPLWQDRLYISMALSAADTSGFYCLPTNRVVEMGQQFTI comes from the coding sequence TTGGCCACTGATACCGAAATGGGGCATGCCGCACGCGAGCCGGCCCATCCGCGCGAATTCAGGACCTTGCTGCTCGGATGTATCGGCGTCGTCTACGGCGACATAGGTACCAGCCCGCTCTACGCCCTGCGCGAAGCCTTGGTGCATGCGAGCGGCGACGGTCTCGTCGATCAGGAGGTGATCGGCGTCGTCTCGATGCTGATCTGGTCGCTGACACTGATCGTCACCATCAAATACGTGCTTCTCATCCTGAATGCCGACAACAATGGCGAGGGTGGCATCCTGTCCTTGATCGCCTTGGCGATGAAGGCGATGGGGCGGCGCACCTTCCTCATCGTCATCGGCATCATCGGCGCCTCGCTCTTCTACGGCGACGCGGTGATCACGCCGGCGATTTCGGTGATGTCGGCGATCGAAGGCCTGAAGCTGATAACGCCGCGCTTCGACGGCTGGGTCCTGCCGATCACGACCGTCATCCTCTGCCTTCTCTTCTTCGTCCAGAGCCGCGGGACCGGCAAGATCGCGACCTATTTCGGCCCGATCACGCTGGTCTGGTTCGTGGTGATGGGCATTCTCGGGCTCATCCACATCGGCGACCAACCGGATATCCTGGCGGCTCTCAACCCGATGCGGGCCGTCACCATGATCATCGACCACGGCTGGCTGTCGCTCATCATCCTGGGCTCGGTCTTCCTGGCCATTACCGGCGCGGAAGCGCTGTACACCGACATGGGGCATTTCGGCCGCAAGCCCATTCGCTTTGCGTGGTTCGGCCTGGTGTTTCCCGCCCTGTTGCTGAACTATCTCGGCCAGGGCGCGCTGATCATGTCGAAGCCGCAGTCTCTGGAAAATCCCTTCTTCCTGCTGGCGCCGGATTGGGCCCTGTTGCCGCTGGTAATTCTCGCGACCGTCGCCACCGTCATCGCCAGCCAGGCGGTCATCACCGGTGCCTTCTCGCTGACCCAGCAGGCGATCCAGCTCGGCTTCCTGCCACGGCTCGAGATCCGGCACACCTCGGAGGAGCAGTTCGGGCAGATCTATATTCCGAAGGTCAACGCATTCCTGTTCATCGGCGTGATGATCCTCGTCTGGACCTTCCAGTCTTCCGGCGCGCTGGCCAATGCCTATGGCATCGCCGTCACGGGCGACATGGTCGTGACCTCGATCCTCGGCTTCCTCGTCTTCTGGAAATGCTGGAAATGGTCGCCCTGGCTCGCGGCCGCCGTGATGGTGCCGCTTCTGTCGCTCGAACTCATCTTCCTGTCCTCCAACATGTTGAAGATCCTCGATGGCGGCTACGCGCCCCTGGGGCTCGCGGTGATCCTGTCGCTGATCATGTGGACATGGATCCGCGGCACGCGCATCGCCTACGGCAAGGCACACCGCGAGAGCATAGCCCTCAGCGACCTGACGCGGATGCTGGAGAAATCGAAACCGATGCGCGCGCGCGGAACCGCCGTGTTCCTCACCTCCGACACCGAGCTGGCGCCCAGCGCGTTGATGCACAATCTCAAGCACAACGGCGTCATTCACGAGCGCAACATCATCATGACCATCAAGGTCGAGAACGTTCCGCGCATCCGGCTCGAGGACCGCGTACAGATCGAGGAGGTCTCGGAACTCTTCACCCGCGTCTTCCTCACCTACGGCTACATGGAGGAGCCGAACGTGCCGAAGGCGCTGTCGCTCGCCAAGAAGAAAGGGCTGAAGTTCGAGATCATGTCGACCTCGTTCTTCCTCTCCCGGCGCGCCTTCCGGGCGACCTCGCAGGACGGAATGCCGCTCTGGCAGGACCGGCTCTACATCTCCATGGCGCTTTCCGCCGCCGACACCTCGGGCTTTTATTGCCTCCCCACCAATCGGGTCGTCGAGATGGGACAACAATTCACAATTTAG
- a CDS encoding exopolysaccharide biosynthesis protein, with the protein MHVIDRAEAGERAGTGLDGADHGDDGCLREAVVGHPVQNDADVATPLETESAPAALESLALSKRKLAEILVDIAEDTTRERVSVADLLLAMQDRAFGALMLIFAMPNALPTPPGTSAILGAPLVFLAAQLMFGRKPWLPKVIANRSMSRTDFAAMIGKVAPWITRAEKLLRPRLVVVARPPAEYLIGALCLLMATILILPIPLGNMLPAFTICLFSLGLLERDGIWILAGAATSIVSVVLVSGVLFALFKGAVFVFTNAFL; encoded by the coding sequence ATGCACGTGATCGATCGAGCAGAGGCTGGCGAACGCGCCGGGACGGGCCTCGACGGCGCCGATCACGGGGATGACGGCTGCCTGCGGGAGGCCGTCGTGGGCCACCCTGTGCAAAACGATGCCGATGTGGCGACGCCTCTTGAGACGGAAAGCGCACCCGCCGCTTTGGAGAGCCTGGCGCTCAGCAAGCGCAAGCTTGCCGAAATCCTGGTCGACATCGCCGAAGATACCACGCGCGAACGCGTCTCCGTTGCCGACCTTCTTCTCGCCATGCAGGACCGCGCCTTCGGTGCGCTGATGCTCATCTTCGCGATGCCGAATGCCTTGCCGACACCGCCCGGCACCTCGGCCATCCTCGGCGCGCCGCTGGTCTTTCTCGCGGCCCAGCTGATGTTCGGTCGAAAACCCTGGCTTCCCAAGGTGATCGCCAATCGCTCGATGTCGCGGACGGACTTTGCCGCGATGATCGGCAAGGTCGCACCCTGGATCACACGCGCCGAAAAGCTTTTGAGACCCCGGCTTGTCGTCGTGGCACGTCCGCCGGCGGAATATCTGATCGGCGCGCTGTGCCTGTTGATGGCGACGATCCTGATTCTTCCCATTCCGCTCGGCAACATGCTTCCAGCTTTCACCATCTGCCTTTTTTCGCTCGGGCTGCTCGAGCGCGACGGCATTTGGATCCTTGCCGGCGCAGCGACATCCATCGTCTCCGTGGTGCTCGTTTCCGGCGTCCTGTTCGCGCTGTTCAAGGGCGCCGTCTTCGTCTTCACCAACGCCTTCCTGTAG
- a CDS encoding Crp/Fnr family transcriptional regulator, giving the protein MHTRLSKIIDLSVDDRQALAELPVIVRDYAADQDIVRDGDHPQHCCIVLEGFTCRYKVISDGRRQILAFNIPGDIPDLQSLHLRVMDHSLATLVPSRLGFVAHQHMRELCERRPGIAAAMWRETLIDGAAFRAWITGMGRLSARARLAHLLCELLLRLDAVGLADGFRYKLPLTQAELGDALGLSVVHVNRILQDLRAEDIIAIDRRAVNILDWNGLRSIGQFEPAYLHLKYGSTELD; this is encoded by the coding sequence ATGCATACTCGGCTGTCGAAGATCATCGACCTTTCGGTCGATGATCGGCAGGCCCTCGCGGAACTCCCCGTCATCGTCCGGGACTATGCGGCCGACCAGGACATCGTTCGCGACGGTGACCACCCGCAGCATTGCTGCATCGTGCTCGAAGGCTTCACCTGCCGCTACAAGGTCATCAGCGATGGGCGGCGGCAGATCCTCGCCTTCAACATCCCCGGGGACATTCCCGATCTGCAGAGCCTGCATCTGCGGGTGATGGACCACAGCCTGGCCACGCTCGTGCCGAGCCGGCTCGGCTTCGTCGCCCACCAACATATGCGCGAGCTGTGCGAGCGGCGGCCCGGCATCGCCGCCGCGATGTGGCGCGAGACCTTGATCGATGGCGCCGCCTTCCGGGCCTGGATCACCGGCATGGGCCGGCTTTCCGCGCGGGCGCGGCTGGCCCACCTCCTTTGCGAACTGCTGCTTCGGCTCGATGCCGTCGGGCTTGCCGACGGCTTCCGCTACAAGCTTCCCCTCACCCAGGCGGAACTGGGCGACGCGCTCGGCCTCAGCGTCGTCCACGTCAATCGGATCCTGCAAGACCTCAGGGCCGAGGACATCATCGCGATCGATCGCCGTGCCGTGAACATTCTCGACTGGAACGGGTTGCGCAGCATCGGCCAGTTCGAACCGGCCTATCTCCACCTCAAATACGGCTCGACCGAGCTCGATTGA
- a CDS encoding NUDIX hydrolase yields the protein MSEFPPRARTLPKAAAQEAFEEAGVIGKSRKQPIGAYAYDKLADDGSTLRCTVTVYPLEVHYLDKDWPEASERARQWFDQADAADLVDEPDLRTILRHYQPPK from the coding sequence ATGTCGGAATTTCCACCACGAGCGCGGACACTACCCAAGGCGGCGGCACAGGAAGCCTTCGAAGAGGCCGGTGTGATCGGCAAGTCCCGCAAACAGCCGATCGGTGCGTACGCCTACGACAAGCTCGCGGACGACGGCTCTACGCTGCGCTGCACGGTCACGGTCTATCCGCTCGAAGTTCATTATCTCGACAAGGATTGGCCCGAAGCCTCCGAGCGCGCCCGCCAGTGGTTCGACCAGGCGGACGCCGCCGACCTTGTGGACGAGCCAGATCTTCGGACGATCTTGCGTCACTACCAGCCGCCGAAGTAG
- a CDS encoding IS256 family transposase, producing MTEDRLPLAELFAKAGDGDFLRTIAESVMQLLMEVDVEGMIGAGRHERTQERATYRNGYRDRSLDTRLGSLQLRIPKLRQGSYFPPFLEPRKLSEKALVAVIQEAWISGVSTRRVDDLVQAMGLSGIGKSTVSKLCKDIDERVGGFLDRPLTGDWPYLWLDATYLKQREGGRIVSVAAIIAVAVNTDGKREIVGLHIGPSEAETFWSSFLKSLVRRGLSGVKLVISDAHEGLKAAIRRVFSASWQRCRVHWMRNALSYVPKAQQSMAAAALRQAFAQPDRASASQALRHVADQLRGKCPKLGAFIDNSETDVLAHMDFPSQHRTRIHSTNSLERLNKEVKRRADVVGIFPNEGSIIRLIGAVLLEANDEWQIQNRYMQTEPMADLMAMGNTAKPEQISTEVA from the coding sequence ATGACCGAGGACAGACTACCGCTTGCCGAGCTTTTTGCGAAAGCCGGGGACGGCGATTTCCTGAGAACGATAGCCGAGAGCGTGATGCAGCTCCTTATGGAGGTCGACGTTGAAGGCATGATCGGCGCCGGGCGCCACGAACGGACGCAGGAACGGGCGACTTATCGCAATGGCTACCGCGACCGCTCGCTCGACACGCGGCTCGGCTCGTTGCAGCTTCGGATACCCAAGCTTCGGCAGGGCAGCTACTTCCCGCCGTTCCTGGAGCCGAGAAAGCTCTCGGAGAAGGCCTTGGTTGCCGTCATTCAGGAAGCTTGGATCAGCGGCGTTTCCACCCGGCGGGTCGACGATCTGGTACAGGCCATGGGGCTGTCGGGGATCGGCAAGAGCACCGTATCGAAGCTGTGCAAAGACATCGACGAACGCGTCGGCGGCTTCCTCGACCGTCCTCTCACTGGCGACTGGCCCTACCTCTGGCTGGATGCGACCTACCTGAAGCAGCGCGAGGGTGGACGCATCGTTTCGGTCGCCGCCATAATCGCCGTGGCCGTGAACACGGACGGCAAGCGCGAGATCGTCGGCCTTCACATCGGCCCCTCGGAAGCGGAGACGTTTTGGTCGAGCTTCCTCAAGAGCCTCGTGCGCCGCGGCCTGTCCGGCGTGAAGCTCGTGATCTCGGATGCTCACGAAGGGCTGAAAGCCGCCATTCGCCGGGTGTTCAGCGCCTCCTGGCAGCGCTGCCGGGTGCATTGGATGCGCAACGCCCTGTCGTATGTCCCGAAGGCGCAGCAGAGCATGGCGGCGGCCGCGCTGCGCCAAGCCTTCGCCCAGCCCGATCGTGCTAGCGCCAGCCAGGCGCTGCGCCACGTCGCCGACCAGCTTCGGGGAAAGTGTCCAAAGCTCGGGGCCTTCATCGACAACAGCGAGACCGACGTGCTGGCGCACATGGATTTTCCCAGTCAGCACCGGACCCGGATCCATTCGACGAATTCCCTGGAGCGCCTGAACAAGGAGGTGAAGCGGCGTGCCGACGTCGTCGGAATCTTCCCGAACGAGGGATCCATCATCCGGCTCATCGGCGCCGTCCTTCTCGAGGCCAACGACGAATGGCAGATCCAGAACCGCTACATGCAGACCGAACCCATGGCCGACCTCATGGCCATGGGCAACACTGCAAAACCCGAACAGATTTCCACCGAAGTCGCCTGA